In the Pongo abelii isolate AG06213 chromosome 2, NHGRI_mPonAbe1-v2.0_pri, whole genome shotgun sequence genome, TCTAAAAATCCCCAAACCAAACAAGCCCAAATTCTTCTTTTGGGACTTGACTCAGCTGGGAAATctactctcctttataaattaaagcTTGCTAAGGATACTACCACCATCCCTACAATAGGTTTCAATGTGGAGATGATCGAGTTGGAAAGGAATCTTTCGCTCACAGTCTGGGATGTTGGAGGACAGGAAAAAATGAGAACTGTTTGGGGCTGTTACTGTGAGAACACCGATGGACTGGTGTATGTTGTGGACAGTACAGACAAACAGCGACTGGAAGAGTCTCGGAGACAGTTTGAGCACATTTTGAAGAATGAACACATTAAAAATGTGCCTGTTGTTCTATTTGCCAACAAACAAGACATGCCTGGAGCTCTGACTGCTGAGGACATCACCAGAATGTTCAAAGTGAAGAAGCTTTGCAGTGACCGGAACTGGTATGTGCAACCCTGCTGTGCTCTCACAGGGGATGGGCTGGACCAGGGGTTCAGGAAATTAACTGGATTTGTGAAGAGCCACATGAAATCAAGAGGAG is a window encoding:
- the ARL14 gene encoding ADP-ribosylation factor-like protein 14 — translated: MGSLGSKNPQTKQAQILLLGLDSAGKSTLLYKLKLAKDTTTIPTIGFNVEMIELERNLSLTVWDVGGQEKMRTVWGCYCENTDGLVYVVDSTDKQRLEESRRQFEHILKNEHIKNVPVVLFANKQDMPGALTAEDITRMFKVKKLCSDRNWYVQPCCALTGDGLDQGFRKLTGFVKSHMKSRGDTLAFFKQN